The following coding sequences are from one Arachis hypogaea cultivar Tifrunner chromosome 7, arahy.Tifrunner.gnm2.J5K5, whole genome shotgun sequence window:
- the LOC112703051 gene encoding uncharacterized protein encodes MKYVLVTGGVVSGLGKGVTASSIGVLLKACGLRVTSIKIDPYLNTDAGTMSPFEHGEVFVLDDGGEVDLDLGNYERFLDIKLTRDNNITTGKIYQSVIEKERRGDYLGKTVQVVPHITDAIQEWIECVAKIPVDGKEEPADVCVIELGGTIGDIESMPFIEALGQFSYRVGPGNFCLIHVSLVPVLNVVGEQKTKPTQHSVRQLRGLGLTPNLLACRSTKILDDNVKAKLAQFCHVPMSNIVNLHDVPNIWHIPLLLKDQKAHEAILKALNLLGVAKEPNLKEWTTRTKAYDKCHETVRIAMVGKYTGLSDAYLSVLKALLHAAVARNRKLLVDWVPAGDLEDVTSKEDPEAYKAAWTLLKGAHGVLVPGGFGDRGVQGKILAAKYARENNVPYLGICLGMQIAVIEYARSVLGLHDATSTEFDPEAKNPAVIFMPEGSKTHMGGTMRLGSRRTFFEVADCKSAKLYGHVKYIDERHRHRYEVNPDMISQLENAGLSFVGKDESGKRMEIVELPSHPYFIGVQFHPEFKSRPGKPSPVFSGLIAAACEQKKAILLPSNGHAKLTSGIYGGVNGHSPILKPHQNSNSFIASNGTLNLYAKGNGVCVDGSC; translated from the exons ATGAAGTACGTGTTGGTAACAGGTGGTGTTGTTAGTGGACTTGGGAAAGGAGTCACTGCTAGCAGTATTGGTGTTCTTCTTAAGGCTTGTGGTCTTAGAGTTACTTCTATCAAGATTG ATCCCTATCTCAATACTGATGCAGGGACTATGTCTCCTTTTGAACATGGAGAGGTGTTTGTCTTAGATGATGGCGGCGAG GTTGACCTTGACCTTGGTAACTATGAACGTTTCTTGGACATCAAACTAACCCGTGACAATAACATAACTACTGGAAAAATATATCAG TCTGTTATCGAGAAGGAGAGAAGAGGAGATTATCTTGGAAAGACTGTCCAG GTGGTTCCGCACATAACAGACGCCATCCAAGAGTGGATAGAGTGTGTTGCGAAGATACCGGTTGATGGAAAAGAAGAGCCAGCAGATGTTTGTGTGATTGAATTGGGTGGAACAATAG GGGATATTGAATCTATGCCTTTTATTGAAGCACTTGGCCAATTCTCATACCGTGTAG gcCCTGGCAACTTCTGTCTCATTCATGTCAGCTTGGTTCCTGTTCTCAATGTTGTTGGCGAACAG AAAACAAAGCCAACTCAGCACAGTGTTCGTCAACTTAGAGGGTTAGGTTTGACTCCTAATCTTCTTGCTTGTCGAAGTACAAAG ATTCTTGATGACAATGTTAAGGCAAAGCTTGCTCAATTTTGTCATGTTCCG ATGTCAAACATTGTTAATCTCCATGATGTTCCGAATATTTGGCACATACCCTTGCTATTGAAA GATCAGAAGGCGCATGAGGCGATCCTGAAAGCATTAAACTTGCTAGG TGTTGCTAAAGAGCCTAATTTGAAGGAATGGACTACGAGGACAAAAGCTTATGACAAATGTCATGAAACT GTTAGAATTGCGATGGTGGGAAAATACACAGGCCTTTCAGATGCATATCTTTCTGTTCTGAAG GCTCTTTTACATGCTGCTGTTGCTCGCAATCGGAAACTTCTTGTTGACTGGGTTCCTGCTGGTGATCTTGAAGATGTTACTTCTAAAGAG GATCCTGAGGCATACAAAGCTGCTTGGACGCTTCTGAAG GGTGCTCATGGGGTTCTAGTTCCAGGAGGTTTTGGGGATAGAGGAGTGCAAGGGAAAATTCTTGCTGCTAAATATGCTCGAGAAAATAATGTTCCGTATTTGGGCATTTGCTTGGGTATGCAAATTGCTGTGATAGAGTATGCACGATCCGTTCTGGGTCTGCATGATGCTACCAGCACAGAATTTGATCCTGAGGCCAAGAACCCTGCCGTCATATTCATGCCTGAA GGTTCAAAGACTCACATGGGAGGAACCATGCGTCTTGGTTCAAGGAGGACCTTCTTTGAAGTTGCTGATTGCAAATCTGCAAAGTT GTATGGTCATGTAAAGTACATCGATGAGCGACATCGCCATAGATACGAG GTTAATCCTGACATGATATCACAGCTGGAGAATGCTGGTCTATCTTTTGTAGGCAAAGATGAAAGTGGGAAGCGCATGGAG ATAGTAGAACTGCCTAGCCATCCGTATTTCATTGGCGTACAGTTTCACCCCGAATTCAAATCCAGACCAGGGAAACCTTCTCCTGTCTTCTCAG GATTAATAGCAGCAGCTTGTGAACAAAAGAAGGCAATACTGCTACCAAGCAATGGCCATGCCAAGTTAACTAGTGGAATATATGGCGGAGTGAACGGACACTCGCCGATACTGAAACCTCACCAAAATAGTAACAGCTTTATTGCATCCAATGGCACCTTAAACCTATATGCCAAGGGCAACGGTGTATGTGTCGACGGTAGTTGTTAG